A single genomic interval of Halorubrum aethiopicum harbors:
- a CDS encoding sensor domain-containing protein, with the protein MVSLREPSSVPIVGVVADRRTYANLAYLLVGAPLGIAYSMLLTSGVVFGTLLSLVGVGVAVLFATLIGSRLLAGIERRLANAAWSLDLRPPDDVPDDADGLLPLAKGYVDASSTWGGLGFLSLKVWIAVPAVFLLFGIATALSLVAAPVRYPYTVEFGTVNGEPVTWAIDTLPEAALAVPVALCGLVVVLHASNAVAYVARRMAVGLLGRGRSGG; encoded by the coding sequence ATGGTCTCCCTCCGTGAGCCCTCCTCCGTTCCGATCGTCGGCGTCGTCGCCGACCGTCGGACGTACGCGAACCTGGCGTACCTGCTCGTCGGCGCGCCGCTCGGTATCGCCTACTCGATGCTTCTCACCTCCGGGGTCGTGTTCGGGACCCTCCTCTCGCTCGTCGGCGTCGGGGTCGCGGTCCTGTTCGCGACCCTGATCGGGTCCCGGCTCCTCGCCGGGATCGAACGCCGGCTGGCGAACGCCGCGTGGTCGCTCGACCTCCGGCCTCCGGACGACGTCCCCGACGACGCCGACGGGTTGCTCCCGCTCGCGAAAGGGTACGTCGACGCGTCGTCGACGTGGGGGGGACTGGGATTCCTCTCGTTGAAGGTCTGGATCGCCGTCCCCGCGGTGTTCCTCCTGTTCGGGATCGCGACGGCGCTCTCGCTCGTCGCCGCCCCGGTCCGGTACCCGTACACGGTCGAGTTCGGGACCGTCAACGGCGAGCCGGTCACGTGGGCGATCGATACCCTCCCGGAGGCGGCCCTGGCGGTGCCGGTCGCGCTCTGTGGGCTCGTCGTCGTCCTCCACGCGTCAAACGCGGTCGCGTACGTCGCCCGGCGGATGGCGGTCGGCCTCCTCGGCCGCGGCCGGAGCGGCGGGTGA